In one Bradyrhizobium sp. 4 genomic region, the following are encoded:
- the mnmE gene encoding tRNA uridine-5-carboxymethylaminomethyl(34) synthesis GTPase MnmE, with protein MHPRDQTIFALSSGRPPSALAVVRVSGPGASLVLTTLAGKLPAPRQASRRLIHDGVGQPIDDSVVLWFPGPASATGEDVAEFHVHGGRAVLAALFTTISVIPNIRAAEPGEFTRRAFENGKLDLTEAEGLDDLIHADTDRQRRQALRQLQGLLGNRARDWRERIIEASALIEAGIDFSDEGDVPAELIAPAVKAIGALHDEIAEVLAAQGQAERLRDGLVVAIAGEPNVGKSTLINQLARRDVAIVSPHAGTTRDVIEVQLDLDGYPVTVIDTAGIRETDDPVEQEGVRRARARAEDADLVLWLVEAGRAVDPAAIPLLGTSGNAGSRSGSVWIVRNKIDLSGVEDVGPGGAFGIAASRGDGIPELVDALVKFAAEFFGTIEGASVTRARQRDLLRRAADSLRRSLELVEEGEELAAEELRAAAYALGRLLGRVDVEDILGAIFQKFCVGK; from the coding sequence ATGCATCCGCGAGACCAGACCATCTTTGCGCTGTCGTCCGGCCGTCCGCCGAGCGCGCTCGCGGTGGTGCGCGTCTCCGGGCCAGGCGCCAGCCTGGTGCTGACGACGCTGGCGGGCAAGCTGCCGGCGCCGAGGCAGGCCAGCCGCCGACTCATTCATGACGGTGTCGGCCAGCCGATCGACGATTCCGTGGTGCTGTGGTTTCCCGGGCCCGCCAGCGCGACCGGCGAGGATGTCGCCGAATTTCACGTCCATGGCGGCCGCGCGGTGCTGGCCGCACTGTTTACCACAATTTCCGTAATTCCGAATATTCGAGCTGCCGAGCCCGGCGAATTCACGCGGCGCGCCTTCGAGAACGGCAAGCTCGACCTGACTGAGGCGGAGGGCCTCGACGATCTCATTCATGCCGACACCGACCGCCAGCGCCGCCAGGCGTTACGGCAGTTGCAGGGTCTCCTCGGCAATCGCGCGCGCGACTGGCGCGAGCGCATCATCGAGGCTTCGGCCTTGATCGAGGCCGGCATCGATTTCTCCGACGAGGGCGATGTACCCGCCGAGTTGATCGCGCCTGCGGTCAAGGCGATCGGTGCGCTGCACGACGAAATCGCAGAAGTCCTTGCGGCACAGGGACAAGCTGAACGTTTGCGCGACGGCCTGGTGGTTGCGATCGCAGGCGAGCCGAACGTCGGCAAGTCGACGCTGATCAACCAGCTCGCGCGCCGCGACGTCGCGATCGTCTCGCCGCATGCCGGCACGACACGCGATGTGATCGAGGTGCAGCTCGATCTCGATGGCTATCCGGTCACGGTGATCGACACCGCCGGCATTCGTGAGACCGACGATCCGGTGGAGCAGGAGGGTGTTCGCCGGGCGCGAGCCCGAGCCGAAGACGCCGACCTCGTGTTGTGGCTGGTGGAGGCGGGGCGCGCTGTCGATCCGGCCGCGATCCCTTTGCTGGGGACGTCCGGCAACGCAGGCAGCCGCTCCGGCTCGGTCTGGATCGTGCGCAACAAGATCGATCTCAGCGGGGTCGAGGACGTCGGCCCGGGCGGTGCGTTCGGAATTGCGGCGAGCCGGGGGGACGGCATTCCCGAGCTGGTCGATGCCCTGGTGAAATTCGCCGCCGAGTTTTTCGGAACGATCGAGGGCGCGTCGGTGACCCGGGCCCGGCAGCGGGATCTGCTGCGCCGGGCAGCGGACAGCTTGCGCCGGAGTCTTGAGCTAGTAGAAGAGGGCGAGGAGCTTGCCGCCGAAGAGCTGCGCGCTGCGGCCTATGCCTTGGGCCGGCTGCTGGGTCGGGTGGATGTCGAGGACATCCTGGGGGCGATTTTCCAGAAATTCTGTGTTGGAAAGTAG